A stretch of the Thunnus thynnus chromosome 7, fThuThy2.1, whole genome shotgun sequence genome encodes the following:
- the slc46a1 gene encoding proton-coupled folate transporter: MDEPDTAAILPGDVLNAAASTDDEVLPSEEVHVRTTRSLRPPFSCPLPLSVEPVLFLSMFSLALQAPLSTQYLWDRISEDLGYNGSKRSECSNSSVHPDPLQKEVETLTAHWNLYISLGGFSVGLLVVPLLGSWSDLAGRRLVLIFPNLGLALQAVVYLVVMYLKLPVAYFLLGRLLSGLSGDFNAILAGCFAYVADTSDRQSRTFRVAILEACLGLSGMLASIIGGQWRRAQGYINPFWLVLATNLASALYAYLFVSESVLPDPSTKLLTTRHYKAIWHLFSTGGSTNEAGGGFHRCKLWLYTLCFFLVVTVHSGSRELYVLYELSSPLCWGPTLIGYGSAAQHLAYLSSLLGLKIMQRCLEDSWVAIVGLVSNITGLVVFSVADTTQLMFTGYGMCFLFMAATPVLRSKLSKLVGLSEQGALFACVACVESLCFLVGSSVFNSLYPATLHFMKGFPFLFAAIILFIPAGIIGTLQCLDQRREHRDSTAS; this comes from the exons ATGGACGAGCCAGACACCGCAGCAATCCTTCCCGGCGATGTTCTCAACGCCGCCGCATCGACGGACGACGAAGTGTTGCCGAGTGAGGAGGTCCATGTACGGACCACCCGCTCCCTGCGACCGCCGTTTTCATGTCCGCTGCCACTTTCTGTGGAGCCGGTGTTGTTCCTGTCCATGTTTTCTCTTGCCCTACAGGCACCTCTGTCCACACAGTACCTGTGGGACCGTATCAGTGAAGACCTCGGCTACAACGGCTCCAAGAGGTCTGAGTGCAGCAACAGCTCCGTCCACCCCGACCCTCTGCAGAAG GAGGTGGAAACGTTGACAGCTCACTGGAACCTGTACATCAGTCTGGGTGGCTTTTCTGTAGGCCTGTTGGTGGTTCCTCTCCTGGGCTCATGGAGTGACCTTGCAGGTCGCAGGCTAGTCCTCATCTTCCCCAACCTAGGCCTGGCCCTGCAGGCGGTGGTTTATCTGGTGGTGATGTATCTGAAGCTGCCTGTGGCCTACTTCCTGTTGGGCAGACTGCTTAGTGGCCTCTCGGGTGATTTCAACGCCATCCTGGCAGGCTGCTTTGCATACGTGGCTGATACCAGCGACAGGCAGTCCCGCACCTTCAGAGTGGCAATCCTGGAGGCTTGTTTGGGCCTTTCTGGGATGCTGGCTAGCATCATTGGAGGACAGTGGCGTCGGGCACAAGG GTACATCAACCCATTCTGGCTGGTCCTGGCCACCAACCTGGCTTCAGCTCTGTACGCCTACCTGTTTGTTAGTGAGTCTGTCCTGCCAGACCCAAGCACCAAGCTCCTCACCACTCGCCACTACAAAGCCATCTGGCACCTCTTCTCAACAGGAGGCAGCACCAACGAGGCTGGTGGAGGATTCCACCGATGCAAGTTGTGGCTTTACACGCTGTGCTTCTTTCTGGTGGTGACCGTACACTCCGGCAGCCGGGAGCTGTACGTGTTGTATGAGCTGAGCTCACCGCTGTGCTGGGGACCGACCCTCATTGGCTATGGGTCAGCAGCTCAGCACCTGGCCTACCTGAGCAGTCTGCTGGGGCTGAAGATCATGCAGCGCTGCCTGGAGGACTCCTGGGTGGCTATTGTGGGTCTGGTCTCTAATATCACTGGGCTGGTGGTCTTCTCTGTAGCTGACACCACTCAGCTCATGTTCACAG GTTATGGTATGTGTTTCCTCTTCATGGCTGCGACACCTGTGCTCAGATCAAAGCTGTCCAAGTTGGTGGGCCTGTCAGAACAAG GTGCCCTGTTTGCCTGTGTTGCCTGTGTGGAGAGCTTGTGTTTCCTGGTGGGTAGCAGCGTCTTCAACTCCCTTTACCCAGCCACACTGCACTTTATGAAGGGCTTCCCCTTCCTTTTTGCTGccatcatcctcttcatccctgCCGGAATAATTGG GACCTTGCAATGTTTGGACCAGAGGAGAGAGCACAGAGACTCCACAGCTTCCTGA
- the sarm1 gene encoding NAD(+) hydrolase SARM1 gives MLFSLTLFLWRLFRHFSIMFSSDRLTVPDYVSRLQRGKSGSASDPKAVSPGINADVQAVLDTALPALRCAIRRLKTGKETSDSDETRRAIAEIFQLVEEAWVLPTVGRQVAEEICNRIRLDGGLELLLQLQQTPAVEITYESAKLLEQILVSENRDYVARLGLGVVLNLTRQQEDAQLARSVSGILEHMFKHTEETSVHLITNGALDTLLFWCRGTDPTVLRHCAVALANCAMYGGHRCQRWMIEKQAAEWLFPLAFSKEDELIRFHACLAVTVLATNKEIEKEVVKSGTLELVEPFIASLDPDDFARSLLDSADCMQGKTASDLQHLLPLLDGTRLEGKCIAAFYLCVETSIKSRQRNTKIFQEIGAVQSLKRIVMYSSNGTACSLAKRALRIMGEEVPRRILSCVPNWKTCEVQTWLQQVGFSAYCDRFQELQVDGDLLLNITDEDLKTDLGMHAGLTRKRFLRDLRVLKTYANYSTCDPNNMADWLVEVDPRFRQYTYGLVQSGVDRNNVQHLTDQQLGQDCLIGNGVHRAKILDASRKPLRPCHTDARPAGPDVFISYRRTTGSQLASLLKVHLQVRGFSVFIDVEKLEAGKFEDKLIQSVQRARNFILVLSANALDKCMGDTAMKDWVHKEIVTALAGKKNIVPVTDNFTWPDPMSLPEDMRSILNFNGIKWSHEYQEATIEKILRFLKGNQDLIDGPDGSKGQKVEIERKPFLADASSCS, from the exons ATGCTCTTCTCTCTGACGCTCTTCCTGTGGAGGCTCTTCCGACATTTCTCCATCATGTTCAGCTCAGACAGACTCACGGTGCCAGATTATGTTAGCCGGCTCCAGAGAGGGAAGAGCGGCTCCGCTTCCGACCCGAAAGCGGTCTCTCCGGGGATCAACGCCGACGTCCAGGCGGTTTTGGATACCGCACTCCCCGCCCTCCGCTGCGCCATCAGGAGGCTGAAGACAGGCAAGGAAACCTCTGATTCAGATGAGACCCGCAGAGCCATAGCGGAGATTTTCCAGCTGGTGGAGGAGGCCTGGGTTTTACCCACTGTAGGGCGTCAGGTGGCCGAAGAGATCTGCAACAGGATCCGGCTGGATGGAGGCCTGGAGCTGCTGCTACAGCTCCAGCAGACACCAGCTGTAGAGATCACCTATGAGTCTGCAAAACTGCTGGAGCAGATACTGGTCTCAGAGAacag GGATTATGTAGCACGTCTGGGGTTGGGGGTCGTCCTCAACCTGACCCGACAGCAGGAAGACGCTCAGCTGGCTCGCAGCGTTTCAGGGATCCTGGAGCACATGTTCAAACACACTGAGGAGACGTCCGTCCACCTCATTACTAACGGTGCCCTGGACACCCTCCTCTTCTGGTGTCGGGGCACAGACCCCACTGTGCTGCGCCACTGTGCTGTGGCCCTCGCTAACTGTGCCATGTACGGAGGCCACCGCTGCCAGCGATGGATGATCGAGAAACAGGCAGCTGAATGGCTTTTTCCGCTGGCTTTCTCCAAAGAGGATGAACTCATTCGCTTCCATGCATGCCTGGCTGTGACTGTGTTAGCTACAAACAAAGAGATCGAGAAAGAGGTGGTAAAATCTGGAACCTTGGAGCTGGTGGAGCCGTTCATTGCATCTTTGGACCCAGACGACTTTGCCCGCAGTTTGTTGGACAGTGCAGACTGCATGCAGGGGAAGACGGCATCTGATCTGCAGCATCTCTTGCCTTTGCTGGATGGCACAAGACTGGAGGGGAAATGCATTGCAGCCTTTTACCTTTGTGTTGAGACCAGCATCAAGTCCCGTCAGCGTAACACCAAG ATTTTTCAGGAGATTGGAGCAGTGCAGAGCCTAAAAAGAATTGTCATGTACTCCAGTAATGGCACAGCCTGCTCCCTCGCCAAGCGGGCACTGAGAATAATGGGAGAGGAAGTGCCGAGACGCATCCTGTCATGTGTGCCCAACTGGAAAACCTGTGAAGTGCAGACCTGGCTGCAGCAGGTTGGCTTCAGTGCCTATTGTGATCGTTTCCAG GAGCTGCAGGTGGATGGAGACCTCCTGCTGAACATCACAGATGAAGATCTGAAGACTGACCTGGGCATGCATGCTGGTCTCACCCGCAAGAG GTTCCTGAGAGACCTACGTGTGTTGAAGACTTACGCTAACTACTCCACATGTGACCCAAACAATATGGCTGACTGGTTAGTCGAGGTGGACCCTCGTTTCCGCCAGTACACCTATGGCCTGGTCCAGTCAGGAGTGGATCGCAACAACGTCCAGCACCTGACCGATCAGCAGCTCGGGCAGGATTGCCTCATAGGCAACGGAGTCCACAGGGCCAAGATCCTGGATGCTAGTCGTAAGCCCCTAAGACCCTGCCACACAGATGCACGGCCTGCAGGGCCGGACGTGTTCATCAGCTACCGTCGGACTACTGGCTCGCAGCTGGCCAG TCTTCTGAAGGTGCACCTACAGGTTCGGGGATTCAGTGTCTTCATCGATGTGGAGAAGCTGGAAGCGGGCAAATTTGAGGACAAACTGATTCAGAGCGTCCAGCGGGCACGCAACTTCATCCTGGTCCTGTCTGCGAATGCGCTCGACAAGTGCATGGGTGACACTGCAATGAAAGACTGGGTGCACAAG GAGATCGTCACAGCCTTGGCTGGTAAGAAGAACATAGTTCCTGTCACAGATAATTTCACATGGCCCGACCCCATGTCTCTGCCGGAGGACATGAGATCAATTCTCAATTTCAACGGTATCAA ATGGTCCCATGAATATCAGGAGGCCACGATCGAGAAGATCTTACGCTTTCTGAAAGGGAACCAAGACCTAATCGACGGCCCGGACGGCTCCAAAGGGCAGAAA gTTGAAATAGAAAGGAAACCTTTCCTCGCAGATGCATCGAGCTGTTCATGA
- the vtna gene encoding vitronectin a: MRLWAALLLALIAETLAADESCMGRCENGFDSKKTCQCDSMCKYYKSCCSDFDVTCGMMTRGDTFVFAEDDDDSEQLDSITATPEHSTHDQSFPVTSRQVKPPVLSRQVKPTPPPISDFAHRATQRPESTLEMTKPLQVLDTTIQRVPHTVPPTPQVVPITTKATEIDTAAETTTAPPTEATTEAPDPDAETCSNRPFDSFMQLKNGSIYAFRGDYFFELDQKTVLPGYPKLIKDVWGIRGPIDAAFTRVNCQGKTYIFKGNKYWRFDNGVLDDDYPRDISVGFDKIPDHVDAAFALPASNHHGKEKVYFFKGDQYYLYEFLHQPSHEECIRLSESSPSILFRRYTDLYYNNYERFFSELFSDLPQHHDKHHFINKDWKGLKSPVDAAMAGRIYVSPWSSVPDRNDQPDQQWGQQQGQQWNQQHGQQWNQQYGQQWNQQWGRRRQSRSPFWGSMAGQGMNMGRDFAERGMEMGLRMAERRMELEERLGRDWSRRWDQDWDQDRRRDGYRQNNRGNYDSRDNRRDDRSFFDLTPRNLPMQSVYFFKGAKYYRVDLSTKRVDHAVPPYPRSIAQYWLGCSDTTGAEKK; the protein is encoded by the exons ATGAGGCTGTGGGCCGCCCTGCTGCTCGCTCTGATCGCTGAGACTTTGGCTGCAGATG AGTCCTGTATGGGTCGCTGTGAGAATGGCTTTGACTCCAAGAAGACGTGCCAGTGTGACTCAATGTGCAAGTATTACAAGAGCTGCTGCTCCGACTTTGACGTCACCTGTGGCATGATGA CTCGCGGAGATACATTTGTGTTTGCAGAGGATGACGATGACAGTGAGCAGTTGGACAGTATCACTGCAACCCCTGAACATTCGACACATGACCAGTCTTTTCCTGTTACCAGTCGTCAGGTCAAGCCCCCTGTTCTGAGTCGTCAGGTCAAGCCCACACCGCCACCCATCTCAGACTTTGCTCACAGAGCAACACAACGTCCAGAAAGCACACTAGAAATGACCAAACCTCTGCAAGTGTTAGATACAACAATTCAAAGAGTCCCCCACACAGTCCCACCCACACCGCAGGTGGTCCCCATCACAACCAAAGCCACTGAGATTGACACGGCAGCTGAGACGACCACCGCTCCGCCCACAGAGGCCACCACTGAAGCCCCTGACCCGGACGCTGAGACTTGCAGTAACAGGCCTTTTGACTCCTTCATGCAGCTAAAAAATGGCTCCATCTATGCCTTTAGAG GGGACTACTTTTTTGAACTTGACCAGAAGACAGTGCTCCCTGGTTATCCGAAGCTCATAAAAGATGTGTGGGGCATCAGAGGGCCTATTGATGCCGCCTTCACACGTGTCAACTGCCAGGGGAAGACCTATATCTTCAAG GGAAACAAGTACTGGAGGTTTGACAACGGCGTGCTGGATGATGACTATCCTCGAGATATCAGTGTGGGTTTTGACAAGATTCCTGATCATGTGGATGCAGCGTTTGCCCTCCCTGCTTCCAATCACCATGGAAAAGAGAAGGTGTATTTTTTCAAAG GTGATCAGTATTATCTGTATGAGTTTTTGCACCAGCCATCCCATGAGGAGTGTATCAGACTGTCCGAGAGTTCTCCATCCATACTGTTCAGACGCTACACTGACCTATACTACAACAACTATGAGCGTTTTTTCAGTGAGCTCTTCTCTGACT TGCCTCAGCATCACGACAAACACCACTTCATTAACAAGGACTGGAAGGGCCTCAAATCTCCAGTAGACGCTGCCATGGCCGGCAGAATCTACGTCTCACCCTGGAGCTCAGTGCCAGACCGCAACGACCAGCCTGACCAGCAGTGGGGTCAACAACAAGGCCAACAGTGGAACCAGCAGCACGGACAGCAGTGGAACCAGCAGTACGGACAACAGTGGAACCAGCAGTGGGGTCGCAGGAGACAAAGCCGTTCACCCTTCTGGGGCTCCATGGCTGGGCAGGGGATGAACATGGGCCGGGACTTTGCTGAAAGGGGGATGGAAATGGGTCTGAGAAtggcagagaggaggatggaATTGGAGGAGAGGCTTGGACGAGACTGGAGCAGACGGTGGGATCAAGACTGGGATCAGGACAGACGGAGAGACGGTTACCGCCAGAACAACAGAGGCAACTATGACTCCAGAGACAACCGCAGAGATGACAGGTCATTCTTCGATCTGACCCCAAGGAATCTGCCCATGCAGAGTGTCTACTTCTTTAAAGGAG CTAAGTACTACAGAGTGGACCTCAGCACCAAGAGAGTTGACCACGCCGTGCCACCATATCCCAGATCCATCGCCCAGTACTGGCTCGGCTGCTCCGACACCACTGGAGCAGAGAAGAAGTAG